The window TTCGCGAACGTAAACATGAAATCGGTGTCTTAATGTCATTAGGTGAAGCAAAAAGCAAAATAGTCGGACAGATTTTTATCGAAACAATTTCGATTTTAATTATTTCTTTGTTTTTCGCCGGTATTTTCGGCAATTTATTTGGCAATGTAATTGGAAAACAACTGGTTAGCCAAGAAACAACATCAACACAAACATTGAGCAGCGGAGCCGGCGCCCCAGGTGGCGGTGGAGCACCGAGCCAAGGGAATACGACCAGCAAAGGAACAACTAGAGGAGCTGGTCGGTCTGCTGGCGGCGTTAGCCAATTAAGTTCAACTCTGACAGGCAGTTCCCAACTTAACAAGCTTTCAACTCATTTGACTATTGGCACATTACTAAAACTAGGTGCTTTTGGATTAGTAATTGTCGGAATTGCGACTTTGCTTGGTTCGATACCGATTTTGAGTTTAAAACCAAAAAGAATTCTAATTTCAGAATAAAGGAGCAGCTATGACACTGACAGTTCAAAAATTAACTCATTATTTCAACCATCCTGATGACTACCTATATAAGGATGTTAATTTGAAGTTTGAATCCTCAAAATTCTATGCAATTGTTGGTGAATCAGGTTCTGGGAAAACAACTTTTGTTAGTTTTCTGGCCGGACTTGATTCGCCGGTTGCTGGAACGATTAACTTTAACGGCAAAGATATCAGGAAAATCGGTTTGACCAAATACCGCAATCAAGATGTGACGATTATTTTTCAAGCCTATAATTTAATGACTTATATGTCAGCTTTGGAAAACGTTATGTCGGCTTTATCAATTACGAACTCTAAGCATGCCGGCGATAAGCAATATGCGACTGATTTACTGGCTTCAGTTGGTATTAATGGTGATTTGATAACAAAGAACGTTCAAA of the Oenococcus sp. UCMA 16435 genome contains:
- a CDS encoding ABC transporter ATP-binding protein encodes the protein MTLTVQKLTHYFNHPDDYLYKDVNLKFESSKFYAIVGESGSGKTTFVSFLAGLDSPVAGTINFNGKDIRKIGLTKYRNQDVTIIFQAYNLMTYMSALENVMSALSITNSKHAGDKQYATDLLASVGINGDLITKNVQKLSGGQQQRVAIIRALAVDAPVVVADEPTGNLDSQNTKEITQIFKKVAHDSKKTVIVITHDQKVASVADVKIVLDDRKFTVKKPRKRVSKLRKIS